In the Candidatus Electrothrix sp. GW3-4 genome, one interval contains:
- the pstA gene encoding phosphate ABC transporter permease PstA, translating into MSNKGTGKKISQASAMRRVELGLARRRRREERFRRLSFSAVVLSIGFLVLLFASIISNGWSAFLRTDILLDVHFDKAVLDVNSLVNANYGKLIKQSMRELLPEVASRRDKRALYRLVSSGASYELQKMVVADPALIGKTVSLWLPADDLADMLLKGKIDRESPETERAMSDKQIQWVDHFIAQGRMKQHFNTTFFQAGDSREPELAGIRGAVMGSLFTLLVTLALSFPVSVAAAVYLEEFAPKKRWTDLVEVNINNLAAVPSIVFGLLGLAVFLNFFGMPRSSPLVGGMVLSLMTLPTIIIASRASLQAVPPSIREAALGVGASKMQTVFHHVLPLAMPGMMTGTIIGLSRALGETAPLLMIGMVAFIVDVPGNITDPATGLPVQIFLWADSPERAFVERTSAAILVLLMVLIAMNGLAVYLRQKFERRW; encoded by the coding sequence ATGAGTAACAAAGGGACAGGGAAAAAAATATCACAGGCCTCAGCCATGAGGCGAGTTGAACTCGGTCTGGCGCGTCGTCGTCGCAGAGAAGAGCGGTTTCGCAGATTGAGCTTTTCCGCTGTGGTCCTGAGTATCGGCTTTCTTGTGCTCCTCTTTGCCTCGATCATCTCCAATGGCTGGTCTGCCTTTCTCCGGACCGATATCCTGCTTGATGTTCATTTTGACAAGGCAGTCCTGGATGTCAACAGTCTGGTGAATGCCAACTATGGTAAATTGATTAAGCAATCTATGCGGGAGCTCTTGCCGGAGGTTGCGTCACGGCGGGATAAGCGGGCGTTGTACAGGCTGGTCAGTTCCGGCGCTTCCTATGAGTTGCAGAAAATGGTGGTAGCTGATCCGGCATTGATCGGAAAGACGGTCTCCCTGTGGCTGCCTGCCGATGATCTGGCCGATATGTTGCTCAAGGGTAAGATAGACAGGGAGAGCCCGGAGACAGAGCGTGCCATGTCGGATAAGCAGATTCAATGGGTTGACCACTTTATTGCGCAGGGACGGATGAAACAGCATTTTAATACCACCTTTTTTCAGGCAGGTGATTCCCGTGAGCCGGAGTTGGCAGGCATCAGGGGGGCAGTGATGGGCTCCCTCTTTACCTTGCTGGTGACCCTCGCTCTCTCCTTTCCTGTGTCTGTTGCTGCGGCTGTCTACTTGGAAGAGTTTGCACCAAAGAAGAGATGGACCGACCTGGTTGAGGTCAATATTAATAATCTGGCCGCTGTCCCTTCCATTGTCTTTGGCCTGCTGGGGCTGGCTGTCTTTCTTAATTTTTTTGGCATGCCCCGCTCCTCCCCCCTGGTTGGGGGGATGGTCTTGTCCCTGATGACCCTGCCGACGATTATTATCGCCAGTCGCGCCTCCTTGCAGGCGGTGCCCCCTTCGATCCGGGAGGCAGCCTTAGGCGTTGGGGCCTCTAAGATGCAGACCGTGTTCCATCATGTTCTGCCGCTGGCCATGCCCGGTATGATGACCGGAACCATTATCGGCCTGTCACGAGCCTTAGGTGAGACCGCCCCGCTGCTGATGATCGGTATGGTCGCCTTTATTGTTGATGTGCCAGGGAACATCACGGACCCAGCCACCGGCCTGCCTGTTCAGATCTTTCTCTGGGCCGATTCGCCAGAGCGGGCCTTTGTTGAGCGGACATCCGCCGCCATCCTTGTTTTATTAATGGTCCTGATTGCTATGAATGGGCTGGCGGTCTATCTGCGGCAGAAGTTTGAACGGCGGTGGTAA
- a CDS encoding TSUP family transporter: MLKRRWNRWWFMLLAAVLLLSWPPLLLGQEMASSTTQIELPAKLAAVVANTPTGTDAGQIDLQAEKGFAGIPGAPQINYLVAFLWAIWVGWIFTTVGAFGGIMAGVGHLTIFGLGLYATGFKTTNPELNAMLTDMIRASNQYLVGLAALISTYSFYRMKRLVVPLGLALGLGSVSGGLLIPWLTAGKIQLSQYIGWFGIAVLVIGGFIFYSTTERSHSKKSKADEAAKAFQQAMKEQGGNDGQGVLFQSFSPSKITFSFYGTEFRFNPILALIGGMIIASISSFLGIGGGFLYVPFLTSVIGLPMYIVAGTSALAVLLSMVTSVFSYVVLKGTFISWSLVGIEMVGVAVGAFIGPKTQKYIPEKILKWLFVVLAAYVGIRYFSKGFFNQSWLPPF, translated from the coding sequence ATGCTAAAGAGGAGATGGAATCGATGGTGGTTTATGTTGCTGGCAGCGGTCTTGCTGCTGAGCTGGCCACCGTTACTTTTGGGACAGGAGATGGCGTCCTCAACCACCCAGATTGAGCTGCCCGCCAAATTGGCAGCAGTGGTGGCCAATACCCCCACCGGTACTGATGCGGGCCAGATTGACCTTCAGGCGGAAAAAGGTTTTGCTGGTATACCAGGGGCACCGCAGATTAACTATCTTGTCGCCTTTCTCTGGGCGATCTGGGTTGGCTGGATCTTTACCACCGTGGGGGCCTTTGGCGGTATCATGGCTGGAGTGGGACATCTGACCATCTTTGGGCTCGGGCTGTATGCAACAGGCTTTAAAACAACCAACCCTGAGTTGAACGCCATGTTGACCGATATGATCAGGGCCTCTAATCAATATCTTGTTGGCTTGGCCGCCCTGATCTCAACCTATAGTTTCTACAGGATGAAGCGATTGGTGGTCCCCCTGGGCCTGGCGCTCGGCCTGGGGAGTGTTAGCGGTGGCCTGCTGATTCCCTGGCTGACAGCGGGCAAGATCCAGCTCAGTCAGTATATTGGCTGGTTCGGTATTGCTGTCCTGGTTATCGGGGGATTTATCTTTTACAGCACTACAGAGCGCAGCCATTCCAAGAAGAGCAAGGCCGATGAGGCGGCCAAGGCCTTTCAGCAGGCCATGAAGGAGCAAGGGGGGAATGATGGGCAAGGAGTGCTCTTTCAGTCCTTCAGCCCGAGCAAAATAACCTTCTCCTTTTACGGAACAGAGTTTCGCTTTAACCCGATCCTGGCCCTGATTGGTGGCATGATCATTGCCTCTATTTCTTCTTTCCTGGGGATCGGAGGCGGCTTTCTCTATGTTCCTTTTTTGACCAGCGTTATCGGTCTGCCCATGTACATCGTGGCAGGGACTTCGGCCTTGGCTGTGCTGCTGAGTATGGTGACCAGTGTCTTCTCGTATGTGGTTTTGAAGGGCACCTTTATCAGTTGGAGCCTGGTCGGCATCGAAATGGTCGGGGTGGCTGTGGGGGCCTTTATTGGTCCCAAGACCCAAAAATATATCCCGGAAAAGATTCTAAAATGGCTCTTTGTGGTTCTGGCCGCTTATGTCGGTATCCGCTATTTCAGCAAGGGCTTCTTTAATCAGAGCTGGTTACCCCCGTTTTAA
- a CDS encoding porin yields MKKCYSTGALTMTVGAMLLGGAVSASALEVKSGNDNVQLNLYGHINRAVMSVDDGNETKIFHVDNTNSESRIGINGEVAAYDSLTIGGNVEVEWQSNPSHKVSMQEESISSELKERKMEVYFDSEKIGKLSIGRGDMVSNGSSEVDLSGTGVAGNSGAADAGGGFAFVNTTPVVVAEGEEAESITVGDVFDQMDGLSRRNRVRYDTPTFGGFSFGVSAGEEERADVALTYSGKFAGGTKLKAAVAYSDPGEGGDYTLISGSASLLLGFGLNFTVAGGTRDLDDMPAGGDDPTFMYGKIGYKTKIFSAGSTACSFDYGVYSNIENQDTEEEGTAFGVQVVQKFSDYNTELFAAYRNFELEDNTGADYEPITLALAGVRLKF; encoded by the coding sequence ATGAAAAAATGTTACTCAACCGGTGCTCTCACCATGACTGTTGGGGCGATGTTACTTGGTGGCGCTGTATCGGCCTCAGCCCTTGAAGTCAAATCCGGCAACGATAATGTGCAACTCAATCTCTACGGTCACATCAACCGGGCAGTTATGTCTGTTGATGATGGCAATGAAACCAAGATTTTTCATGTTGATAATACGAATTCTGAAAGCAGAATCGGCATTAATGGAGAAGTGGCGGCATATGACTCCCTGACAATAGGTGGAAATGTTGAAGTGGAATGGCAATCCAACCCTTCACATAAAGTATCAATGCAGGAAGAGAGTATCTCCAGCGAACTCAAAGAGCGAAAAATGGAAGTTTATTTTGATTCTGAAAAGATTGGTAAATTGTCCATAGGGCGGGGGGATATGGTCTCAAATGGAAGCTCGGAGGTTGACTTGTCCGGCACCGGTGTTGCTGGTAACTCCGGTGCAGCTGATGCCGGTGGTGGCTTTGCCTTCGTTAATACTACTCCTGTAGTCGTGGCTGAAGGTGAAGAGGCTGAGAGCATTACAGTCGGTGATGTTTTTGACCAGATGGACGGATTGAGCAGGCGGAATAGGGTACGCTACGACACGCCAACTTTTGGAGGTTTCTCTTTCGGTGTATCCGCCGGTGAAGAGGAGCGTGCTGATGTTGCTCTCACATATTCCGGTAAATTTGCTGGTGGAACAAAGCTGAAAGCTGCGGTGGCCTACTCTGACCCAGGTGAAGGGGGGGACTACACCCTGATCAGTGGTTCTGCTTCTCTCCTGCTCGGGTTTGGCCTGAACTTCACCGTTGCTGGCGGTACCCGCGACCTGGATGATATGCCTGCTGGTGGTGATGATCCGACCTTTATGTACGGTAAGATCGGGTATAAGACCAAGATCTTTTCCGCCGGTTCCACAGCCTGTTCCTTTGATTACGGGGTGTACTCCAATATCGAAAACCAGGACACTGAAGAAGAAGGCACTGCCTTTGGTGTGCAGGTTGTTCAGAAATTTTCTGATTACAACACCGAGCTGTTCGCTGCTTACCGTAATTTTGAACTGGAAGATAATACCGGTGCTGATTACGAGCCCATTACCCTGGCCTTGGCTGGCGTTCGTCTGAAATTCTAG
- a CDS encoding molybdopterin-dependent oxidoreductase — MHNATATVYRFLSFLYQDEIPLAFLEEMQANPFFDQLNKAAANCASPGLRSGLAKITATLQGGSAQDIYNELRYEYAGLFLNAGKNPVFPYASCHLSEEPLLMQEPVFAVRQAYSNNGVHKNPAYPDLDDHIAVELEFMAYLAEQQGTEEKQRAFLSQHLGWADAFCEMLRSAAQTEWYQGLADLTQTVLEAAVQSALEKTDLEQFSQPLSLLILDTQPQTLSPGAIPQQADNTIKTHCYICAGLCGQEVKLRDQVITGLSGLAGDPKGGGRLCIKGANAHKNTYSAYRLKTPLIRENGRLRKASWDEALDLTASRLKSLDPKTVGFHQGNDFNSWCHDAVMAAYGTPNKTTHRQMCDNPNRMANEHCGNDKRPWIDYAHSEFILLFGINELVTSVGQRKLNLLKQAIKRGTKLVTVDPRRSETAEVSTEWISILPGTDGALALAMAYVLVTENLYDQAFVKEWCYGFAAFKRRLQGEEDGILRTPFWAEGISGVPAATIERLAREFAAAAPAAAALSWTGVAQVPNAVHATQAIQALNALVGSFDAPGGPSLIGKRKLASPWGDGQPKPPNNAEKFKLNRSKLWKGWIPAYLEEDVQAGRLKAMLCYFGNPVMSDGSEPSTQRAMRQLEFTCAIDCFMSNTTELCDVILPDCTYLEQSRVISDWMYESFISLGRKAIAPLYDSRSVVAIFTGLAERLGYGEYFPWKSEEEYMTNQLHGQGVSLNILYETGYFVTDAQKFYKHREWGSFNPPAGYGSSGTTLTGKYNFINPAAKKIGGNALPDYIAPYADWPELQPDHKYPMIIGYFRIAEHEHCSTFWNPALVKKCGSNPVWMNYQDAKQLDISDGDEVLISSPWGEATATAKVTWGIRQGVLAAGGGFGGKYGLEGDPKYPECGGFNTNVLLPPNLACTWSGTPPLKYIKTRIEKI, encoded by the coding sequence ATGCACAACGCAACAGCAACTGTATACCGTTTTCTTTCCTTCCTCTATCAGGACGAAATCCCGCTCGCCTTTCTTGAAGAGATGCAGGCAAACCCGTTCTTTGACCAGCTGAATAAAGCAGCAGCCAACTGCGCATCTCCTGGTCTCCGCTCTGGCCTGGCCAAGATAACAGCAACCTTGCAGGGGGGCTCAGCCCAGGACATCTATAACGAGCTGCGTTATGAATATGCAGGACTTTTTCTCAATGCAGGAAAAAACCCTGTCTTCCCCTATGCCTCCTGCCACCTCAGCGAAGAGCCCCTGCTTATGCAGGAACCGGTCTTTGCGGTCCGCCAGGCGTATTCCAATAACGGAGTACATAAAAATCCTGCCTACCCGGACCTGGACGACCATATCGCGGTTGAGTTGGAATTTATGGCCTATCTGGCTGAACAACAAGGAACGGAAGAGAAGCAACGGGCTTTTCTCAGCCAACATCTGGGTTGGGCTGATGCCTTCTGTGAAATGCTTCGCTCTGCTGCGCAGACCGAATGGTACCAGGGCTTGGCCGATCTCACCCAGACGGTGCTTGAAGCGGCGGTACAATCAGCATTGGAGAAAACAGATCTGGAGCAGTTTTCTCAGCCCCTTTCCCTGCTGATACTTGATACCCAGCCACAAACCTTATCCCCAGGGGCAATCCCTCAGCAAGCAGACAACACAATCAAGACCCATTGCTATATCTGTGCCGGGCTCTGCGGTCAGGAGGTCAAACTCAGGGATCAGGTGATCACCGGTCTCAGTGGTCTGGCAGGTGACCCCAAGGGAGGCGGCCGACTCTGCATCAAAGGGGCCAATGCCCATAAAAATACCTATTCGGCCTATCGCCTGAAGACCCCCCTGATCCGGGAAAATGGCCGCTTGAGAAAGGCCTCCTGGGACGAGGCCCTGGACCTGACAGCCTCCCGCCTGAAGAGCCTTGATCCCAAGACGGTGGGATTCCACCAAGGCAATGATTTCAATAGCTGGTGCCATGATGCCGTGATGGCTGCCTATGGAACGCCGAATAAGACCACCCATCGTCAAATGTGCGACAATCCCAACCGGATGGCCAACGAGCATTGCGGCAATGATAAGCGTCCCTGGATTGACTATGCCCATTCGGAATTCATTCTCCTCTTTGGTATTAATGAGTTGGTAACTTCTGTAGGGCAACGTAAACTCAATCTGCTCAAGCAGGCTATAAAGCGAGGCACAAAGTTAGTAACCGTAGACCCGCGGCGAAGCGAAACCGCTGAGGTCTCGACAGAATGGATCTCCATTCTCCCTGGGACAGACGGGGCCCTGGCCCTGGCAATGGCCTATGTCCTGGTGACGGAGAACCTGTACGATCAGGCCTTTGTCAAGGAATGGTGTTACGGTTTTGCGGCCTTCAAGCGACGGCTGCAGGGCGAGGAAGACGGTATTCTCCGCACCCCCTTTTGGGCAGAGGGTATCAGTGGGGTGCCTGCGGCGACCATTGAACGCCTGGCCCGGGAGTTTGCCGCTGCCGCCCCTGCAGCAGCGGCCCTGTCCTGGACTGGTGTGGCCCAGGTACCCAATGCTGTTCATGCCACCCAGGCCATTCAAGCCTTGAACGCCCTTGTCGGGAGTTTTGATGCGCCTGGTGGCCCCAGTCTGATTGGCAAACGCAAGCTCGCCTCTCCCTGGGGAGACGGTCAGCCCAAGCCTCCCAATAATGCGGAGAAGTTCAAGTTGAACAGGAGTAAACTCTGGAAGGGATGGATTCCTGCCTATTTAGAAGAGGATGTCCAGGCAGGACGCCTCAAGGCCATGCTCTGCTATTTTGGTAATCCGGTCATGTCGGATGGTTCTGAGCCCTCAACTCAGCGTGCTATGCGTCAGTTGGAATTCACCTGCGCCATCGACTGCTTTATGAGCAATACCACAGAACTCTGTGATGTGATCCTGCCCGACTGTACCTATCTTGAGCAGAGCCGGGTGATATCGGACTGGATGTATGAATCCTTTATCTCGTTGGGCCGAAAGGCCATTGCACCGTTGTATGACTCTCGTTCTGTGGTGGCCATCTTTACAGGACTGGCAGAGCGCCTCGGGTATGGGGAATATTTTCCCTGGAAGAGTGAAGAAGAATACATGACGAATCAGCTCCACGGACAGGGGGTCAGTCTGAATATACTCTACGAGACCGGCTATTTTGTGACGGACGCACAAAAATTTTATAAGCACCGGGAATGGGGTTCCTTTAACCCGCCAGCTGGCTACGGTTCCTCTGGTACCACGCTCACCGGTAAGTATAATTTTATCAACCCGGCCGCAAAAAAGATCGGAGGCAATGCCCTGCCAGATTATATTGCACCTTATGCTGATTGGCCGGAACTGCAACCAGACCATAAATATCCTATGATCATCGGTTATTTCAGAATCGCTGAGCATGAGCATTGCTCAACCTTCTGGAATCCCGCATTGGTCAAAAAATGCGGCTCAAATCCGGTCTGGATGAATTACCAGGATGCCAAGCAGCTCGATATTTCTGATGGTGATGAAGTGCTGATTTCCTCACCCTGGGGGGAGGCCACAGCGACAGCCAAGGTGACTTGGGGGATTCGTCAGGGGGTCCTGGCTGCTGGAGGTGGGTTTGGCGGAAAATACGGTCTGGAAGGAGATCCAAAATATCCAGAATGTGGAGGCTTCAACACCAATGTCCTGCTGCCACCCAACCTTGCCTGTACCTGGTCTGGGACCCCGCCGCTGAAGTATATCAAAACTCGGATTGAAAAGATCTGA
- a CDS encoding substrate-binding domain-containing protein — protein sequence MKKALFVAACMLLASDVWAGGRDYVSIVGSSTVYPFATTVAERFGKTSSFKTPKIESTGSGGGIKLFCAGTGIDTPDITNASRRIKKSEYDTCMKSGVKEIVEVKIGYDGIVLANSKKAKRFTLTKKNIYLALARTVPDPKGSKTFVDNPYKTWKDVNASLPDVNIEVMGPPPTSGTRDAFDELAMEGGCKTFPWVKDLKKSDKEQFKTACQALREDGAYVEAGENDNLIVQKLEANPDSLGIFGFSYLDQNADKIQGAIVDGVAPDFDHIASGSYSISRPLYMYVKKSHAGVVPGLEEYLAEFSSDRAWGDEGYLAEKGLIPMPEEERTQVTKAVKELTPLQL from the coding sequence ATGAAGAAAGCACTATTTGTTGCAGCCTGTATGCTGCTGGCCTCTGATGTCTGGGCAGGTGGAAGAGACTATGTCTCTATTGTGGGCTCCTCCACCGTCTACCCCTTTGCCACCACGGTGGCGGAACGATTTGGCAAGACCAGTTCCTTTAAGACCCCAAAGATCGAATCCACCGGTTCTGGTGGGGGGATAAAGTTGTTCTGTGCCGGTACCGGTATTGATACCCCGGATATCACCAATGCCTCCCGCAGGATCAAGAAGTCTGAATACGATACCTGTATGAAGAGCGGGGTGAAGGAAATCGTTGAGGTGAAAATTGGTTACGACGGTATCGTGTTGGCCAATTCCAAGAAGGCAAAACGCTTCACCCTGACCAAAAAAAATATCTACCTTGCCTTGGCCCGGACTGTACCCGACCCCAAGGGGAGCAAGACCTTTGTTGACAATCCCTATAAGACTTGGAAGGATGTAAACGCCTCTTTGCCTGATGTGAATATTGAGGTTATGGGACCTCCGCCTACCTCAGGAACCCGTGATGCCTTTGATGAATTGGCTATGGAGGGGGGCTGTAAGACCTTTCCCTGGGTGAAGGATCTTAAAAAGAGCGATAAGGAACAGTTTAAGACCGCTTGCCAGGCCTTGCGCGAAGACGGTGCCTATGTGGAGGCTGGAGAAAACGATAACCTGATCGTCCAGAAACTGGAGGCCAACCCTGATTCTCTGGGTATCTTCGGTTTTAGCTATCTCGACCAGAACGCTGATAAGATCCAGGGCGCCATCGTTGATGGGGTTGCGCCTGATTTTGATCACATCGCCAGCGGTAGCTATTCCATTTCACGCCCGCTGTACATGTACGTCAAAAAATCCCATGCTGGTGTTGTTCCTGGCCTGGAAGAGTATCTGGCTGAATTCAGCAGCGATCGTGCCTGGGGCGATGAAGGCTATCTGGCGGAGAAGGGGCTTATTCCCATGCCGGAAGAGGAGCGTACCCAGGTTACCAAAGCGGTCAAGGAGCTCACGCCGTTACAGTTGTAA
- a CDS encoding arsenate reductase ArsC, giving the protein MSKKYSVLFVCIHNSARSQMAEAFLREIGGEYFTAASAGLEAGFLNLLVIQVMGEIGLDISVQSTDDIDNVIRRSEAFDYVITVCDAANAQRCPLVPGTMHRLHWGFADPAALSGTDKEKLAQVRVIRDQIRAQVAAFVQSFGIPVS; this is encoded by the coding sequence ATGTCTAAGAAATATTCGGTTCTCTTTGTCTGTATTCATAATTCTGCTCGGAGCCAGATGGCAGAGGCCTTTTTGCGCGAGATCGGCGGTGAGTATTTCACAGCGGCTAGTGCTGGTCTGGAGGCTGGATTTCTTAATCTCTTGGTTATTCAGGTAATGGGGGAGATTGGCCTTGACATTAGCGTTCAATCCACCGATGATATTGACAATGTTATTCGTCGTTCTGAAGCATTTGATTACGTTATTACGGTCTGTGATGCCGCAAATGCCCAACGTTGCCCACTTGTTCCTGGTACCATGCACAGGTTGCATTGGGGCTTTGCGGATCCAGCCGCCTTATCAGGTACTGATAAAGAAAAATTGGCACAGGTGCGGGTGATTCGGGACCAGATTCGAGCGCAGGTCGCTGCTTTTGTCCAGAGCTTCGGCATTCCCGTTTCGTAA
- the pstB gene encoding phosphate ABC transporter ATP-binding protein PstB, which translates to MTGRGVNVWYGDKQAIMDVNIDIGKNQVLAMIGPSGCGKSTFLRCLNRMNDTIPSCRVTGDIILDELNIYGKKIDVVPLRAKVGMVFQKPNPFPKSIYDNIAYGPKIHGLVDNRMELDEVVEYSLTKAGLWDEVKDRLDQSGTGLSGGQQQRLCIARAIAVRPEIILMDEPCSALDPIATATVEDLIDELRKQYTIVIVTHNMQQAARVSQRTAYFHLGRLIEVGITDQLFTNPGHSLTEDYITGRFG; encoded by the coding sequence ATGACCGGTCGCGGTGTCAATGTCTGGTATGGTGATAAACAGGCCATTATGGACGTGAATATTGATATCGGCAAAAATCAGGTCCTTGCCATGATCGGGCCTTCTGGCTGCGGAAAATCGACCTTTCTCCGCTGTTTGAACAGGATGAATGATACTATTCCGTCGTGTCGGGTTACTGGTGATATTATCCTTGATGAATTGAATATCTATGGTAAAAAGATAGATGTGGTACCGCTTCGAGCTAAGGTGGGGATGGTCTTTCAGAAACCCAATCCCTTTCCCAAGTCCATCTACGATAATATTGCCTATGGCCCAAAGATTCATGGATTGGTCGATAATCGAATGGAACTGGATGAGGTCGTTGAGTATTCTCTGACCAAGGCCGGGTTATGGGATGAGGTCAAGGACAGGCTTGATCAGTCGGGAACAGGTCTCTCTGGAGGTCAGCAGCAGCGTCTTTGCATTGCCCGCGCCATTGCTGTTCGACCCGAGATTATCCTGATGGATGAACCCTGCTCGGCCCTTGATCCCATTGCCACGGCAACAGTAGAGGATCTGATTGACGAATTGCGTAAACAGTATACCATTGTCATTGTCACCCATAATATGCAGCAGGCCGCCCGGGTGTCCCAGCGTACCGCCTATTTTCATCTTGGCCGGTTGATTGAGGTGGGCATTACGGACCAGCTCTTTACCAACCCCGGACATAGCCTCACCGAGGACTATATCACAGGACGCTTTGGTTGA